GCTGGTTGCCAGATTGCCAATTCCTCTGCAAAGCCGTGGACTGCGTTCCAGTCCGTGAATTCGATGGCGAGCTTTGGATCTGTTGGCCCCTTGCTCATGCGCATAATGAGCTGAATCATGATGCGATCCCACGGTTTGTAATCTGGATAATTCAATGCCCCTGCAAAAACAGCGCAGTGTTTTGGGAGGAACTTTGATTTTACCAAGAACTTCTTGAGGTAAGCGTTGGTTTGTGGCGTGCATTTCTCTGGCTTGCGGGCAGTGAGGTTTACAGAGAAGAAGGCAGTTTGGGCGGCATTGAGAGCTACCAGATTGTTCGTGATGAACCTACGAACTGGAACTAGGTGAAAGCCGTAGCGAACGGGCGCGCCAATCAGCAAACATGACTTATTCAGATCCTCGGGAAGGTGCTCTTGCCCTGTTGTGAGTGGGAGAAACACCATCTCATGGGCGTTGTCTTCAAGGATGCTTGCGATTTTACCAATGATCTTTTTGGTCTGACCATCGTGGCTGGCATAGGCGAGATAGTATTTCATAGGATTGGTGCACCGTAGGGCTGATCTACTGGTGAGCTTAAGGCACACAGCCGAACAGTCCTACGGGGCATGATGTAGCATCTCTGCTAAGCGCATGTTGTTGTCCGCCTTTCGGACCGACTTTTCGGCAATACGCTTTAGCGGGGAATAATTTCTTGTTCAGGCCGCACTGTTCGGCATTCCCCATCGTAGACACGATATTTGTCGAGACCATCCAGACAGGCCTCAACGCCCCAGGATAGGCCAAGGAATCCATCATATTGGATGAGAGCATAATAGATGCGGTGACGGGTATCATCGGTCAGAGTTGCGACGCCATTGCAATAACGGCGGGCAATTGGGCTGGGTCGCCGTATTGTAAAATCAGACTCGCGAATTTCTTCTAATATTTTGATTTTCCGGCCATCGTAATAGCTTGGAACAGCTCGTGCGATACGGCGAGCAACAGCTCTTTGGGCTTTGCCGGAGTCGCACTCAGGTAGATATGCACCGGACCAACCAAAATACACCTTGTCATCGGGATCAATGAGGTCTTCTTCGTCGATCTGAGGCATGGAGGCATCATAGGAGCCGGGGGGAACCAAGTCCGCTGCGTAGGTCGCCCCAGTTGCAATACTCAATACGGTTGCTGTCAGTAGTCTAAGTAGGGATCTCGCGCGCATAAACTCTCTCCATGGAAAGGCTGGCATGTTCTGAAGCAATATGAATTGCCTGCAGGAAGCGGGAATGCACCAGCCTCAGAAGAGGCGCGACGAGATACAAAAAGCGCATTGGCTTTAACCCTGCGCTTTAAGCAATCAGTGATTTGCGTTTGTGGGTCAATCAAAGGTTCTGAGGGGTCACTCAGGAATGACCTGTTCTACGTTCCATGCTGCATTCTTGCCCTGTGTCAGGGTTTTGCAAAGCCATGGAAGTGCAGTATTCATATCCTTGGTGAGTGTCCAGGGTGGGTTGATGACAATCATGCCGCTGGCTTTCATCGCCGCATCGTCACTTACCACGCCTGCAGAAAGCTCAATTTTAATCGTGTTCCGAATGCCAGCTTCTTCAAGTGTAGCAATGAGTTGTCTGACAGCGCGGAATTTTTTAACTGGGAACCAAATGGCGAAAATACCCGTCTGCCAGCGTTTCCACCCGCGAATAATGCCGTCTGCCAAACGGTCAAATTCATCTTCGACTTCATAGGCGGGGTCGATGAGCACGACGCCGCGACGTTCTTTTGGCGGAAGGAAGCTACCCAATGCTAACCATGCATCCAAGGCAATAACCTTGACTTTTTTGTCCCCGCCGTAATTGTTTTTCAGCTCTTCAAAATCTTCTGGATGAAGTTCTGTCAACGTCAGACGATCCTGCTTTCGGGCCAGCATGCAGGCAATTTCAGGGGACCCTGGGTAAAATTGCACACCACCACCTGGGTTAAGATTCCCAACAGTCTCCAACCAAGGGGCAAGCGCCTGCTTAACGCCCTCAGGAGCCTCATCGATCTGCTCCAGTACTTTGCCGACGCCCTGTTGCCACTCGCCCGTTTTCTGCGCCTTCTCCGAGGTCAGATCATAAAGACCGACGCCTGCATGAGTGTCCAGCACACGGTAGGCACCCTCTTTCTTTTGAAGGTACATCAGGATGTTTGCGAGCACGGCATGTTTCAGCACGTCGCCGATATTGCCTGCGTGATAGATGTGGCGATAATTCATTTTGGGTGACGTCAGTCCTTGGTGAAGCGCTTTGGTGCGGGTGACTGCTGGTGTTGGTCGCGCCTGTTTCTCTCAGCATACCGTTTTCGAGCTTATAGTCTGAGGAGAGCGCAAGAAACAAGGAACATTATGGGATGGGCGTGGATTTAGACTTACAGAAAAACTAAAGGCAGCTCGATGCTGCCTTTAGAAAAAGATGAGAATAGGGAGGTAGGTCTTTTAATCTTGACCCACATCCGCCATTTCTGGCTGAGATTGTGGTTCCTCAGCAGTCGCAGCAGCTCCGTCTTCCAGTCGTAATTCGACTGCTTTTGGACCTTTGCCACGGCGATCTGGTTCTGTCTCAAAGGAAATACTTTGACCGCTATCAAGTGTGGTCAGGCCAGAGCGTTCTACAGCTGAGATATGTACGAATACATCGGTGCTGCCTTCATCTGGTGTGATGAAGCCAAAGCCTTTATCTTGCTTGAAGAATTTAACTATACCTGATTGGCGTGGCCCACGCTCTACTGGTGGATAACTGCGTCGTCCGCCGCTGCCACCACCACCATCGGGACCATCCCGGAAGCCGCCGCCGCCGCCTTCGCCACCACTGCGGTTATTATCGCCGTGCCCATTTGCACGATAGCCATCATTTCGGTCTCCGCCGTTTGCTCCCGGTCCTCGGTTGCCGAAGAGACCTCTGTTACCGCTTTCTACTGGAGGAGGCGCGTAGGCATCACGCCCGGTATCGCTTGGAAAATAAGAGGGTGCCCCAAATTCCGGGCCGAAATCTTGCGAATCCCCAAATTCGCGCTTGCCGCCTCGTTTGCTGCGCGGCCGACGACCCGAATTCCCATTATGCATTACAATATCGCCTTTCCTGCGGACAGAAACCTGCCAGTGTCCGCATGTACTCGCTTTGTCAAAGCCAAATGCTCCAGCCGAAAACAAATAAAAAAACTAATCAAATGTCTTAGTGGTGCCTTGGTTAAGAGCTCCTACCTGCCATACACTGCAAATACTCACTGATATGCTTGCTCAGCTAATAGTACTGGTCAGAACATCACAGCCAGTATTTGCGAATGTGCGACATATCATAGGGTTCAGTCGGGTAATAGAGCAAGCTTTTCCTAGGGAAGGCTAACGTAAATCCATATTATATAGGGGGCATATCGTTGAAAATTGGATTATTTGCCTTTGTTTAACTCCAGAAATTTGAAGTTTTTTTCAGAGTACAGCCGAAATTTGCATGTTAGACTGTGATTGCAATCTAAAATGGTATTTATTTGGACTTGTAGCCTTGGTTATATTTGAAAATCATAATATTTGCTGAGTCCTGTCAAGCGCGAGGTTTTCTATAGACTGGTCCATTAAATCTCATTGGAGTATGTTGCTGAAAATTCATCATTTGGAGACCAGCCGATAATGACTGATACCAGCAACAAGGCAGATTTTTCAGAGGTGCAGATCACAGTCGTTCCTGTGACTGCTTTTCAGCAAAACTGCAGCATTGTTTGGAACAAAAACACGCGTAAAGCTGTCGTGGTGGATCCAGGTGGAGATGTAGACCAGATTTTGGCGGCTCTTAAAGAGCTTGATGTGGTTGTTGAGCACATTCTTATTACGCACGGTCATATTGACCATATTGGCGGTGCAACTGAACTGGCGGAAACGCTAGGCATTAAAATCATTGGTCCTCATAAAGCGGATCGTCCGTTGATTGAGCGTGTTGAGGAGCAGGCCAAACAATTCGGCTTGGCTTCAGTTCGTAAAGTTGAACCGGATCAATGGCTTGAGGACGGAGACACCGTTACAGCCGGTGGCGTTGAATTTGATGTGCTGCATTGTCCTGGTCATGCGCCCGGTCATGTGGTGTTCTTCAACCGAGATATGAAGCTTGCAATTTCTGGTGATGTGCTGTTTGCAGGTTCTGTTGGTCGTACTGATTTGCCGGGTGGTGACCATGCAACACTGATTTCCTCCATTAAGGAAAAGATGCTCCCGCTTGGCGATGATGTCACGTTCCTGCCGGGGCATGGTCCAGCTTCGACGATTGGCGAGGAAAAAAAGACAAACCCTTTCCTTAAATAGGGTCCTTGTGTTTGTTGTTCTAAAGGGGAGCCTGAGCTCCCTTTTTCATTTAAGCAAGGCTCTGAGGTCTTCAATCCGTTCGTTTATGAGCCAGCCATAATAATTCTCTCTTGGCAGGAGGGCCGGCCTGACATTACGCTTGTTTCTGAAAGAAATTGCGCGTTCCCAGGGGTTTCCTAGATTGTAGAGTGTGGATGTGAGGCCGGGGTTTAATGAGATGTCGACATTGGCTACCTTGCGATAGGCATCAATGGCGTCTTTCAGAACAGCTGCCGTGTAATGAATGGACTTTGCGGGATCCATGACTGTCTTGTAGAGACCTGAAGCGTCCTTCGGGTTCAACTTTGGCAGGCCACTAATGGTATTGACCATGTCATTCATCTTGAGGGCAGTCAGGGGAGTTATCTGCCCCAGACCAAAACTTTGTCCCGCAAACATGGGTCTGAAAAAGGTTCGATGAAAACGCTCTCGCGGATATTTGATGCCATCCACTTTTCTGCCGAGGAACGTCCTGTTCCAGACAAGTTCATAACAACGCCATTTGCCGTTGCTTGTTTCTTCTCTCTGGCATTTGTTGAATTGGGGTCTTTGAATGAAACTCCAGATTTTCTCGCCATCATATTGGAATGAAAACGGTATTCTGGCGTACTGCAGGGCTTTCATATAGTAGCTCTGGGCGCTGTCCAAACTATCGTAATTATAGGTGTGCTCTCCGACGATCGCACCCAAAATGTGAATAGGATCAATCCTGTAGAGGTCTGCAACTTTTTTAATGCGGGAGATAAGCCTGTCTTCACGTTTCAAAACGGACAGGATGCGTTTGAATTTTTTTTCATAGGTGCGATTGAAGGCACTGGTGCGTGTGGCCGACGCGTTGGGGATGTTGGGCTGAGCCTTCAATCTGTTACCTACGGGAACAGCGAGGGGTACGCTTGCCTCAATGGGTGCAGTGAAATAGGCCTGTGATGATACAATAAGTAGTGAGGCCACAAGAATTGAACGTGCTTTACTCGATGATACCATAGCAATTGAGCTCTTATTTATTGTTTATTCATGGACGCATATCTCCTTTGTTGTAATTGAATTGTCCTAAAAATTTATTCATTTAGAAGTTCTGAAGTAAAGCTGAAGTTACGTGTTATTTTTTACATGCGTGTCCTGTCAGGTATTTCTTGAATTCATTTGCTACTGTTATTCGAACTGGTGTAACACCATTGTCCATGAAGTCGAGCTCAATCGCCGCCGCTTTGGAAAGGTCTATGAGCCTGCTCTTTGCATAAGGGCCTCGATCGTTCACTCTAACCGTCAACGTTTTGCCGTTTGATAGGTTGGTGACCATAACCTGCGTTTCCATTGGGAGCGTGAGATGGGCAGCCGTTAGCTTGCTAGGGTCCATCATTTCCCCATTGGCCGTTTGAGATCTGAGCGCATACCACGATGCCTCGCCGCACTGAGAGGTTGTTGCAATTTCAGTGTGATGAGGGCGGAGGATAAATGTGACAAACACAAGAATGATCGCAGCAGTCAATATGACCAGAGCATAAACGCGGCTTCTTTTGCGTATTAAGCCTCTGTTATTCAACGACATCTCATGTCCTCTTAGTCATTTCTGTCTCCCATTTATACAGAATTTCCTTGGGTTTAGGGAGCGGAGAGACTTTATGGATTGGGGAGTTGGTTTATTCTTTCTGAAGATTGTCGGGGTGTTTGGATTATTCCAAAGATCTCTTCGAAGGATTGAAAGGGAACAACGTGCAACAGAACACATTGCCTGGTCGACTTATTCTCGCGGATGCCGCACGCGGATTAGCTTTACTGGCAATGGCAGTTTACCACTTGTCCTGGGACCTATCCTGGTTTGGTATTGTGGGGTGGGATGTTTCTGGTGCGCCTGCATGGCAACATTTTGCGCAGATTATCGCCGGGAGTTTTATGTTTCTGGTTGGGTTCAGTCTGGTTCTCGGGCATAAAAACGGAATTCGCTGGGAACGGTTTTGGACGCGGGAAATCCGCGTTGCTATAGCTGCGCTTGCGGTCTCCGTCGTGACTTACTTTATCTTTCAAGATCAATGGGTTCGATTTGGAATATTGCATTCCATTGTGGTTTCCAGCTTGATTGCCCTGCCGTTTGTGCGGTTGCACTACGCTTTTGCGTTGCTATGTGGGGCCGGTGTCATCGCGCTGTATATTGGGCTGGGGGATTACATTCTCCCATACCGGCAGTTTTTTTGGCTTGGGCTGAACTCACTGCCAGAAATCTCCGTTGATTATGTGCCACTTATTCCTTGGCTCGGGCCAGTTCTGCTTGGTGTGGGTTGCGGGGATATCCTAACGCGTTTTGGTCTTCTTCGGGTCTTGCGTGGATCTGCGTCGCCACACGTTGTTATGCGTTGTTTTGCGTGGTTTGGCCGGCATTCGCTCGCAACTTATCTGCTACATCAGCCGATCCTGTTTGGAACGGTTTGGGCGCTTTTGCATCTGGGTTTGTTTGGAGATGTTCAAACACGAAACTTCCAAAGCTCGTGTGTCGCATCCTGCAGTCAGACAGTAGATGTGAAGCAATGTGAGTTGGCATGTAGCTGCACGTCTGATCGACTGAAGGCGAAGGGACAGTGGCAAGCTTTGTTGGCGTCACCGAACGATGCAAATCTACGTAAAGACGCGGGACAGGTCTTTCAAGCGTGCTTGTTGCCTTAGAATCTGTGTTGTTGTGTTGAGCTGGTTGTCGCCTATTTCGGCGGGTTAAGAGTGTTGCTCATATATTACATTGTGAAAAATGCGAATTCCCACCTACTTAATTTTCTGAGGCTTCGACTAAGGCATGCTGCGTCTCCAGACAAAAATAGCATTGTAACTTCCCCTTACGTAACATACCGAAAAGTCAGAGCTAATTCAATTTTAGCTAGATCGGGCCATTTGAACTCAAGTCATTTGTTGTCGTATTATTCTGCTTACATAAGGGAAGTAGAAGCTTATATATGCCTGATTATCCAATATGATGGTATTGACCTGAATAATAGCTTGGGTAATATGCACTACGGTAAATATAC
The window above is part of the Pseudovibrio sp. Tun.PSC04-5.I4 genome. Proteins encoded here:
- a CDS encoding septal ring lytic transglycosylase RlpA family protein codes for the protein MSLNNRGLIRKRSRVYALVILTAAIILVFVTFILRPHHTEIATTSQCGEASWYALRSQTANGEMMDPSKLTAAHLTLPMETQVMVTNLSNGKTLTVRVNDRGPYAKSRLIDLSKAAAIELDFMDNGVTPVRITVANEFKKYLTGHACKK
- a CDS encoding DUF1402 family protein — protein: MVSSSKARSILVASLLIVSSQAYFTAPIEASVPLAVPVGNRLKAQPNIPNASATRTSAFNRTYEKKFKRILSVLKREDRLISRIKKVADLYRIDPIHILGAIVGEHTYNYDSLDSAQSYYMKALQYARIPFSFQYDGEKIWSFIQRPQFNKCQREETSNGKWRCYELVWNRTFLGRKVDGIKYPRERFHRTFFRPMFAGQSFGLGQITPLTALKMNDMVNTISGLPKLNPKDASGLYKTVMDPAKSIHYTAAVLKDAIDAYRKVANVDISLNPGLTSTLYNLGNPWERAISFRNKRNVRPALLPRENYYGWLINERIEDLRALLK
- a CDS encoding MBL fold metallo-hydrolase; this translates as MTDTSNKADFSEVQITVVPVTAFQQNCSIVWNKNTRKAVVVDPGGDVDQILAALKELDVVVEHILITHGHIDHIGGATELAETLGIKIIGPHKADRPLIERVEEQAKQFGLASVRKVEPDQWLEDGDTVTAGGVEFDVLHCPGHAPGHVVFFNRDMKLAISGDVLFAGSVGRTDLPGGDHATLISSIKEKMLPLGDDVTFLPGHGPASTIGEEKKTNPFLK
- a CDS encoding heparan-alpha-glucosaminide N-acetyltransferase, producing MQQNTLPGRLILADAARGLALLAMAVYHLSWDLSWFGIVGWDVSGAPAWQHFAQIIAGSFMFLVGFSLVLGHKNGIRWERFWTREIRVAIAALAVSVVTYFIFQDQWVRFGILHSIVVSSLIALPFVRLHYAFALLCGAGVIALYIGLGDYILPYRQFFWLGLNSLPEISVDYVPLIPWLGPVLLGVGCGDILTRFGLLRVLRGSASPHVVMRCFAWFGRHSLATYLLHQPILFGTVWALLHLGLFGDVQTRNFQSSCVASCSQTVDVKQCELACSCTSDRLKAKGQWQALLASPNDANLRKDAGQVFQACLLP
- the rlmJ gene encoding 23S rRNA (adenine(2030)-N(6))-methyltransferase RlmJ encodes the protein MNYRHIYHAGNIGDVLKHAVLANILMYLQKKEGAYRVLDTHAGVGLYDLTSEKAQKTGEWQQGVGKVLEQIDEAPEGVKQALAPWLETVGNLNPGGGVQFYPGSPEIACMLARKQDRLTLTELHPEDFEELKNNYGGDKKVKVIALDAWLALGSFLPPKERRGVVLIDPAYEVEDEFDRLADGIIRGWKRWQTGIFAIWFPVKKFRAVRQLIATLEEAGIRNTIKIELSAGVVSDDAAMKASGMIVINPPWTLTKDMNTALPWLCKTLTQGKNAAWNVEQVIPE
- the hemG gene encoding menaquinone-dependent protoporphyrinogen IX dehydrogenase, whose translation is MKYYLAYASHDGQTKKIIGKIASILEDNAHEMVFLPLTTGQEHLPEDLNKSCLLIGAPVRYGFHLVPVRRFITNNLVALNAAQTAFFSVNLTARKPEKCTPQTNAYLKKFLVKSKFLPKHCAVFAGALNYPDYKPWDRIMIQLIMRMSKGPTDPKLAIEFTDWNAVHGFAEELAIWQPAQS